The genomic window ACGGTAGTTTCCGGAATTGCAGAAAGCTTCACTCCGGAAGAGGTAATCGGAAAGCAGGTGATGATCTTATTAAACCTTGCTCCAAGAAAAATCAGAGGAATTGAATCTCAGGGAATGTTGTTATTAACGACAAAAGCTGACGGAAAATTGTCTTTTGTAACACCTGATGAAACGGTTGAAAATGGTATTGAGATCGGATAATTTCAATATTTTAGATATAGAAAAGACGCATAATTAATGCGTCTTTTTTTATTGTCATTGCGAGGAGCGAAGCGACGAAGCAATGACATACAGTACTACTTCTTGGTCAGTTTTGCTAGATAAGAATCCTCATCCTGCAAGACTTTTTCAATCTTAAAACCATTATTTTCCGCGGCATTTTTTAAAGTGTTAAAATCAAGATACAGCCATTTTATAGGGTCTTCCGATTCGCCTTTGTAATGGACAATATAATCCAGTTCACCATAATATCCTTCTGCCGGAATATAAACTCCCCCATCTTCATCACGGTCGAACATATATAAAATATCGGTGCTGTCGATAAAAACCTGACCATTTTTATTCAACAAAGAATATAATTTTTTAAGATAAATATCAATAACGGTAAGACTTTGGAAAATCCCCGTTCCGTTCATCAATAACAAGATTGTGTCGAAATTCTCCCCGGAAAAGTGGAGCATATTTTCAGCTACAGCTTTTTTGATTCCCCGCAATTTGCAGATCTCAATAGCTTTTGGTGAAATATCCAATGCTGTCACCTCAAGATTTCTTTCATTTTGAAGATATAAGGCATGCGAGCCCGCTCCTGCTCCGATATCCAACGTTTTTCCCTGAGCTAATTGAAGTGCCTTCTGCTCAATACCGTTCATCTCTTCGAAGTCTCTGAAAAGATAATCGACAGGAAGCTCATCCAGTTCGGAAATTGAAGTTTCAGTCTGCAGATCTTCAGGATTTTCGTTGTGATAGTAGTCCCAGATGGCCTTACCCATTAAGTCTTTCATAGTCATTTTTAAAAGTGTAAAGATAAAGTTTTTGAATTGAATACGGGTTTCGGGGTGCGAGTTTCGAGTTTCGAGTTTCGAGTTTCGAGTTTTGAGTTTTGAGTTTTGTTCATAAAACTTTATAGGTTTGAGGAGGATCTAAAACAGCATCTGAATTCCCCTCCTCCGGAGGGGTGGCGAAAATTCTAAAGAATTTTTGACGGGGTGGTTTTCAACAGCGTCCTTCTCATAGTCTCAATAGAAATAAAACAAAGCCTTGTCTTATCAGTAAGAACAAGGCTTTGCCAATGAAAAACAAGGTATCTTTACATCGCAGACCCGGCTGCATCTTTTATTTCCTCAACAATTTCTCTTTCTCTTATTCTTCTTTTTGCAATGATAGATTTGCCGTTCAAAACCCTTATAAACCTTAAATATTCAAATCTTTTGGCTCCAAAATGATGCGTTAAAACATACAATAACACTCCAAAACCAACCAAAATGATGTATCCGAATATTTTCTTATTGGCCGCAAGAATGGCGTTGAGCTGGATCGTCTTCATATTAGACATCACATTTTGCGGAGAAATGGTCATCCCATCCATATACACAGCCAAATCTCCGAGGCTTACAATCTGAAACTGATATTGAAACCAGGACATTAACGCCGAAAAAATACCAACAACTAAAAAAGTTCTCCAAACCAGCACCAGTCCTATCGCAGCCAGCATATCATTTAATTCTAATTTATCTAAAGTGTAAAACCAGACCGAAATGAACAAAGCCCCCATTCCATACCCTTTTAAAAACATGGGTAAATACCAATATTCATAGTTAAATTCCAGAACCATAGAGAAATACATGATCAGAGCATAGCCAATCATGGCCGAAAATCCTGAGAAGATGAACATTTTCAAAGGTTTCTGTCTTTTAAACCAGAAAATCGCTGTCATTCCAGCCGCACCCAACCCGGGAATCATCAGCAAGCTCAGTTTTGCATTGGTTAATTGATCATACCCCAAAACACCTACCGCAAAAATATTCTGTATCGAAGTTGTTCCTAAAAACATTCCCAGCCAAAACAACATGAACAAGCCATTCAAAACATTACTTCTCGTAAATACTGAAAGGGAAAGATATGGCCTTTTTAAAGTAAACTGACGCACGATCAACACTGCAAAACTTACAAAAGCCGCAATACTTGAATTAATAATTTTTGTTGAATTCAACCAGTCCTGTTGTTTTCCAAACGAAAGAACATAAGCCGAAAACATAAAAGTAGACATAAACAAGATAATACTCATCCAATCAATATGATACAATGGAACTTTGAGCGAAAAATATTTATTATGCATCAAAACCCAGCACAAAAGTGCCATAACCAGACATAGTATTGCAATTACAATAAAAAACTGCTGCCAATTGTATACAATAGAAACCTTTACGGCATAATAACTTGAAATTTGAGTCAATGTTAAAACTGCTGTATAAAACACCCCGTAAAAAACACCACGATCCCCAATCATCATCATTAATGGCAAAAACAGTTCGATGGCGACCATCATTTTCAGAAAACCCATAACCAATGAAACACCAATGATCACCACCGGACTGAACGTCGTAGCATTCACACAGTTCAGCAATCCCAAAAGCACCAGTAGCAACACCATTTTATTTCGGACTTTAAATCTCATTTTCATCCTGAGAACGATAGGCATACAAGCTCCCATCCCAATGGTAGTGGCATAGCTCGCAAACATAAAATATTCTGAAAGCTCACCCGTACCTCCAACCATAAAACTAATATTTCCGGTATACACGCCTCCCAAAGGCAAGACCACAATCACCAGCAATACAATCATCAACAGCTGAACAGGTTTCGGAACCCAGTCGTTAAATAATCCTTTGTTGTACATTTTTTACAAATTTGATGTTATAGGCAGGAGGTCAGAAGCTGGAAGAGGGTAGTTTATCCACTGCTAAAACTTCCAGCTTCCAGCTCCTTAACCAATCATTCTTAATTAATCTTCACATTCAGGTTCATTCCCGCGCTGAGTTTTTCAACATTTTCTTTTTTATTAGAAGCCGTAAACTCGATTCTTACAGGAATTCTTTGCTGAACCTTAATGAAATTACCTGTCGAATTATCCGTCGGAACATTGGAATACCTGGAACCAGTCGCTGCAGAAATCGCCGTTACAACCCCTTCAAATTTTTGTCCGCCCAACGCATCGGCTGTCATCATCATTTTCTCTCCGATTTTGATGTTCGGCATCTGGCTTTCCAGGAAGTTGGCGGTTACCCATTTTTGTCCGTTTAAAACAATGGTCGCTACCTGTTGGCCAGGTTGAATCAGTTGTCCTTCAGAGATCGTTCTTCTTCCCATCACACCGTCATAAGGTGCTGTAATAACCGTATATGAAAGATTGATTTTTGCCATATCCAATGCAGATTTTGTTCTTTTAATTTCAGCATCGTTAATTCCTAATCTGCTCTTCACTTCCGTTGTAGAAAGATTGGCAGATTGTTTTTGATTAGCCAAAGCTTCATAAGCCGCTTTTTGTGCATCATACTCAGTTTTTACCTGGTCATACTGCTGTCTGGTTACCGCCTCCGAAGCCAAAAGATTTTTATATCTGTTTAAATTCTGTTCAGCATTCCAGAGTCTGGCTTTTGCTCCTGCAATATTAGCTTCCATCACGCTTACGTTGTTGGAGACGGTATTTACAGATGAACTTGTTGCAGTACGTTGAGCCAATGCATTCTGATACGCTGCTTCAGCCTGACCCAATTGTGTTAAAATCTCACGATCGTCGAGGATAACTAATGTGTCCCCTTTCTTAACTTTCTGATGTTCAATGAATTTTATTTCTTTAATATAAGCCGAAACTCTTGTGTTGATCGGGTTGATAAACTCCTCAACCTGAGCTGCTTCCGTGTAGGTTTTGTCTCCCACATGAAAATATTCACGCACCAGCCAATACAAGCCAAATCCAATCACCAGAAATACCACGATATTCGAAATTATCGCTCTGATTTTGTTTCTTTTATTTTGTTTCTTTTTTTCAGCAACACTTGATTGTGCAGGTGCTGAAGATGTATTTTGAGTATTTTGTTCCTTATTTTCCATTGTTTTCAGTTTTTTAAAAATTAAAGTGTTCCGGTAGATTTCAGAAGATTATAATATTGATACAGAACATTGATTTCTGCGTTGGCATAATCCAGTTCAGATTGAAGTTTCTGGTTCTGTGCGTCGATCATTTCTGCTTGTACTGCCAACTGATTCAAATACTTAGCTTCTGTAATCTTGTAGTTCTCTTCTGCCAGTCTTTTAGCATCATTAAGAATTTCAGCCTGTTGCATAGATTCCTGATATTTGACGTAAGCTGCATTTACCGACATATCAATATTCTGTTGAATAAGAATCATTGCATCACTCGCCTGGTTTTTTTGAAACTTGCCAAGCTTTACTCTTTCTTTTGTTTTATACAGATTATCAATATTATAGCTAAGAGAAATCCCAGTTTGCCAACCGCCTGCGTACATATCCAAAACAGGTGTTCTATTGGTAATCGGTCTTTGTAAAGTATAGCCTCCAAACCCCGCCAGAGTAGGCATTTTATCGGTTTTTATGATTTCTATATTTTTATCTGCTGCGTCGATGTTTGTCTTTGCAGATTTCATCAAAGGATTGCTGTTATGAGCCAGATCAAGATAATAATCCATCCCGATTCCTGATTCTTTGTTCTCTAAACTTTCAACCGGAACAATCTCAGTATCAGAAGGTAAACCCAAAGCTATATTTAAATTATAATTAAGGATTTTTCGATTATTTACTAAAGTTAAAATTCCCTGGTCTAAGTTTTTGATAGCCAACTCACCACGAATGACCTCATTTCGGGTCACCATTCCTTGCTGATAAAATTTCTGGATATTTTTAAGACGTTCCTGAGCCAGTTTTTTGTTGTTTTGAAAAACTTCCTGCTGGTTTAAAATTTTATAAACATCCAGATAATTTGAAATCACAAGAAATTTCACATCCTGTTTGTTCTTTTCCAGATCTAGTTTGGAAAGCTGCTCACGAAGCCCCGCCAATTCGATAGATTTATTCACCAAACCACCTTTGAAGATCAACTGAGTCGCCTGAACACCACAAGAACTCCCATAATGTGGCATCGAAATCGTGGTAGAGTTTGAAAAATCTTTATCAATAGCTACCATATCACCCAAATAAAATTGGCTCATGGAAGCTGTAATCGTCGGTAATTTCTGGAGCTTTGCAATATTTGTATTCTGTTTTGCAATGTTGATATTCTGAGCCGAAACTTTTAGCTGCTGATGATTTTGCACCGCCAGTTCGGCAACATCATTGGCTGTCATCTGTTTTATTTCTTGAGAAAAAAACAGCGCAGGAAAGATCATTATCATAAGTGATAGTGCTGTTTTTACATTTTTTATCATTGTCCCTTGTTTTACGATGCAAAGTTATGGCACGCACAAGATCAAACAAATGTTTAAGAAATGGAAAAAGATGTTCAAATGTAAGATTTTAATTTTCGAACTGGTTCCGATATTGTGACGGACTCACTTCCAAATGTTTCTTAAAAAAGTGAGAAAAAGAATATTGATCACTGAAACCCAGCATGGATGAAATCTCTGAAACAGGCTTATTTGAAGAGTTTAAAAGCACTTTTGCTTCATTCATTACAATTAATGCGATCATTTGGCTTGCAGACTTTCCGGTAATTGCCTTCACCACAGAAGAAAGATGTCTGGTTGTAATTGATTGCCGTTCGGCGTAGAATTCTACTGTCCGTTCTGTTTGATGATTAGCAGCGAGGTCGTTTAAGAAAATGAAAACAATTTCTTCCTGTCTCGACATCTGGCTCATCGAGTTGGCGTCTTCTTTGGAAATAATTCCTGCCATCTGATAGCAAAAAACGGAAAAAAGATGCTCCACCACTTCTTTTTTATATAAAATTTCAGTTTCTGTATCTAAAATATATTTAAGAAAATTCACGGTTTTCCAGACTATTTCCATTTCCTCAGGGTCAAAAGGAACACCTCGATTCATCTGCTGCCTGAAATAACGATAGCCAATTAATCGATTGAACCTCAATGATAAAGCTGAAATAAATTCTCTTTTATAAGAAACCATTCTCGACTGAAAATCATCGCTTACGGAAATCATTTCGTACACCGTCTGCGGATCTGTTACCATAAACATATTCTCCGAAAGCTCCAGATCATTGAAATGCTGGCGAAGCTTAATGCTTCCTGTTTTAATGAAAATAAATGCCGGATTTTCGGGACGGAAAGGCTTATCGACAGCAATTCTCTCGAAAATATTATGTTGGGTGAAAATTTCAACGCCGAATTTTTCTAAGACAGACATAACACAAATGTAAGCAATCTCTTCAGCGATTACAAAAATTTATTATTTTAGTAACTTCCAAATTCCTATTATGAGAAAAATTGATTTATTATTTGCAGAATATGGCGAAAGCCACAGAAACGCAACCAACAAATTGATTCACTGGATTTGTGTTCCATTGATTTTTTGGACGATTTTAGGATTTATTTCCCTTATTCCGTCAAAATCTATCTGTTTCATATACATTGGCTGTATAAGTTATATAAGTCTTGCTGCAATGGTTTTGGTGACAATATTTTACATGAGACTTTCATTTTTAATAGGTCTGATCATGGTTTTCGTGATGCTTTTGATGGAAAGCTTTGCGTATGGGATCAACATTCGTTTTAAAGAAAATTCATGGATTGTTTACCTGGCTGTTTTTATTATCACCTGGATTTTACAATTTGTAGGGCATAAAATTGAAGGCAAAAAACCTTCTTTCCTGAAAGACCTGCAATTTCTTTTAATCGGCCCCATCTGGCTCTTGAGTTTTATACTTAAAAAACTGGGAATCAGATATTAGACATTGGGTAAGGAAGCTAGAAAATGGAAGCTGGAAGTTTATTCGCGCTTAACAAACTTCCCTCTTCCCGCATCCAGCTTCAAGCCTTATTAATCTTCCAAAGCGTAAACTGCAAAACTTGCCAGCCAATGGTCACCGCCATAATTTCCCTGAAATAATAATGGAAGTCCGTTATTTAAAAATACAGTTGCCGTTTTCTGGAAATCTTTTTTCAGGGGATGATTGTCCGGAAGAGATTTTGCGATGCCTTTCATACACCATGCTTTTGAGAAAGATAATCCTACCAAATGCACCGTTTGATAATCGCTGAGATCACTCACCACCGGAATCTTTTCAATATTTTCCAAACTTCGCTTTTCGTAGAATTTATTTAACCATTGTACAAATTCTTTTTGAGGAAGAACTCTTCGCATTAAATCTGCAATTTCCAGACTTGGCGAAAAGAAATCCGAACCATCGGGTTCTAAATATGCCGGCGTTTTTTCGTCTTTTAAATAAAAATATTTCGCTTTTTCGATCAATTGATTTTCAAAATCTTTGTCTTTGTTTGCTCTTGCCCAATCGATCGCAAACGCCATCGCAAAAGCTGTATTCGGGTGAACTCCCGTTCTGTTGGGATAGGTTTGTTTGGGTAAAAAAGTCTTCCAAGAATTCAGGATTTTATCCGTTAATGGTTTCAGATTCTCATGCCAGATTTTCGCTTTCGGGTTGTTCCAGGTGATTAATTCTTCATCCAGTTTCAGCAGCCAAGCCCATCCGTATGTTCTTTCAAACGTTCCGGTCAGTTGATATTTTGTAAAATAATCTGCTTCGGTCTGAAGATTTTCTTTTTTAAATGAATCATCAAGAATTTTTTCAATCTCTTTAGCATTAGATAAATTGGGTTTCGTTTTTAATAACCGAACCAGCATCCAATGCCCATGAACAGAGCTGTGCCAATCGAAACAGCCATAAAAACTCGGATGCAGATCTTTCGGACTTAAAGGAACTTCATTCGCATTATTAATGATATGTGCCGTTTTGTTCGGATATTCCTGATTGATGCAGTGGAGCGGTTTTTCGGATAACTTAATGGCCATTTCGTCCGTCAGTTTAGGAACTTCCTGAGCAAACATCAAAAACGGAAAAAATATAATAGCAAAGAGACTCTTTTTCATTCAATAAAAATAAAAAATAATTTCAATTTTGAAGATTATAAATAGCTTCAAACAACATTCAATACAGAATTTACATTAAATATTCATATTTATTAAAAATTAATAAACAAATACAAACTTTGAGCATACTTTTTGATAAGATTCATGAAAACTTGCTAATGAAAAAGTTACTCCTCCCTTTGTATTGCCTTCTTCTTATCAATTGCAGTAAATCTGATAAACTGGCTAACCATGAAGTAAAAGCTGATTTGATGGAAATGGTGGCACCACCATCTTCTTCCGAAGATAAATTAATCCCTGCTAGTTCTGCAGTTGCTTCTCCACCGCCCCCCAATTCTATTTCAGAGAAGACTGTCAATGAAAATAAACCAAACTCTTCACAACAGAAAACTGACACCATCTCCAAAAAAATTATCAAAAATGGAAATATGCAAATTCAGGTTGGAGATATTAGTAAAGCCCAGAAACAGGTCAATGAAATTATAAAGAAAAATAAAGCCTACATTCAGAAAGAAGAATTCCGCAATACGGATACTGATGAAAGTCTGGATATAACGATCAGAGTTCCTCATCAGAATTTTGATGCTTTAATCAATTCTTTTTCAGATGGAATAGGTTCCGTTTTATCGAAAAATATTTCGTCAGACGACGTGACGGAAGAATATACGGATGTTTCCATAAAATTAGCCAATAAAAAAATCTATCTGGAAAAATACCGGGACATGCTGAAAAATGCAGCCACCACAAAGGATATGCTGGAAATTCAGGAAAACATTCGCGAGCTGGAAGACGAAATCGATGTTTCGGAAGGAAGACTTCGTTTCATTGATGACCGCGTGAAATACAGCACTTTAAATCTGGGTTTATATAAAGAAAAAGTGCGAAGTTCAGCCACTTCAAAAATTGGTTTTGGCAGCCGTTTCGGGGATTCAGTGACAGAAGGCTGGAATAGTTTTGTAGCGTTCTTTCTAGGTGTAATTTCGCTTTGGCCCTTCTTTTTACTGATTCCGCTAGTGATTTTTCTCTGGAAAAAATGGCGCGGGAGAAAGAAGAAGTAAAAAAATAAATGAAAATCCGAATATTCATTAATAATATTCGGATTTATATTTTAAGATCAAGCTTACGCATTAAAATGATTTTTCACTGTTTCTAAAAACTGTTCGTCAGACATTTGTTGTGCAGTATCCAAAGTAATTGCCAGGTTTTTGAATTGAGCCGTATCATGGAGATAATGTTTCAATTCTTCCTGAATTTTCCCCGGACCTGTAATGTATACTTCCTGAGAATTGGTCAGTAAATGTTCTACCTCTTTAAAGAACTTTATCTTATTGGTTCTTTCTGCGTTGTTCCCAGCATTTTCACTCGAATTCCCGTGTTGAATTTCAGCTTTTACAGGGCTACAAAGGAAAAACTTAAATGCATTCTGAGCATCATGATTTTTTACAACGACAGCTTTTTCACTGTCAATCCATATTCCGGCTAATTTTTTTTCAGACATAATTTAATTTTTAAGGTTATGTTTATTAACAGACAAGAATAATGCAAAGATACCGTTAACACATGTTAAATTATTTCCCCAATACAAATACAGCCGGGATTTTATGAAGTTCCGGTTTTTGTTTTTGCCAGTCTTTTATTGTTTTTGTTTTGATGAATTCATGTTCTGCGTCGTCGATATTTGCAGCGATACAAAGCTTTGTATTAGGAGACAAAAACTTGGTAAGGTCTTCAAAAAGCTGATTATTTCGGTAAGGTGTTTCCATAAAAATCTGAGAATATCCTGTTTTCTGAACCAAACTTTCCAGATGCAAAATCTGTTTTTTCTTTTCTCCTTTATCGATCGGAAGATACCCGTTGAATGTGAATTCCTGGCCATTAAAACCACTCGAAATCAAAGCTAAAATAATCGAAGAAGGCCCTGAAACCGGGATAACCCGAATGTTTTTTTCGTGACACCATTTTACAATGAGGTTTCCGGGATCTGCTATGCAAGGAAGACCTGCTTCGGAAAGCAACCCAAAATCCTGACCTTTCAGCAATAATTCCTGAGCTTCTTTGATGTCTGCATTTTCGGTGTATTTATCTAAAATAAAAAGCTTCAGATCCGACTGTTTTTTCTCCGGAGCGAAAAATTTTACAACTTTTCTTGCTGTTTTTTCATTTTCTACGAAAAAATAATCCGTTTGCATGATGTAATCCTTGATCACGGGTGAAAAATGTGTGATCGGGGTATTTTCTGAAAGATACGCTGGAAGTAAAAAAAGCATTTTCAGTGAGTTATGAGTTATAAATTATGAGTTATGAGTCAATAATTGTGTTGCAATCTTGCTGCAGCCTTTGTCTAAAATCTGGAAAACATTTTCAAAATCATCCATTCCGCCCCAGTACGGATCGGGAACTTCTGCATTTTCATGATCTCCCAAAATCTCCATGAATAAAGAAATTTTCTGTCTCTGTTCTTCATTTTCCGCTTTTGAAATCACATCCTCAAAAACATCAATATCCATGCAGTAAATCTTATCGAATTTTTCTAAATCTGCTTTTGTAATGGGTCTTGATCTTTGTTTTGAAATATCAATATCATGATTGGCTGCTGTTTTTATCGCTCTTTTATCGGGGTGTTCGCCTTCATGCATAGAAATTGTTCCCGCAGAATCAACAAAAAAGTTTTCAGGAACTTTGGTCTTCAAAATTCCTTCTGCTAAAGGACTTCTACATATATTTCCCAGACAAACCATTAATATTTTCATGTTTCTTGATTTAAAAATTAAAAGCTTTAATGATTAAAATTATTGTCAGCAAAACTAAACAAAAAATGAAGAATAAAAATTATTCTCCATTTCTCTATTTAAGTTAAATTATTTCTTATTGTTTGATTCTCTCCGTTAATTCTTTAACGTATTTTTTCACCTCCTTATCGATCTTAGAAACATCTTTAATTGTTTCGCAGGCATACATTACCGTTGAGTGATCTTTACCTCCCATTTCTTCACCGATTTTAGTGAATGTCGAGTTCGTAAATTCTTTAGCAAAATACATCGCTAACTGTCTCGGAAGAGCAATTTCTCTTTTTCTTGTTTTAGATAAAAGCTGTTCTCTTTTAATTCCGAAATAATCGCATACAACTTCCTGAATATAAGGAATATTGATGATTTTCTTTTGATTGGCAGCGATCTTGTTGATTGTTTCTTTTAACAATTCCAGACTTAAATCTGATTTATAAATTGTAGAATACGCAATCACAGAATTAATCACTCCGATAAGCTCTCTTACATTTGTTTTTGCTTCAGAAGCCAGGAAATCCAGCATATCTTCCGTTAAAACAATTCCGTCACGGCTTAATTTATCAACAATAATCTGCTTACGCGTTTCATAATCAGGAGATTTGATCTCTGCAGAAAGTCCCCATTTGAAACGGGAAACAATTCTGTCCTGAATATCCATGATATCCGCCGGAGCTTTATCAGACGTTAGGATGATCTGTTTTCCGTTCTGATGTAAATAATCAAAAATGTGGAAGAAACTATCCTGAGTCGCCGATTTCCCTGATAGGAACTGAATATCATCGATAATCAACACATCCACCATCTGATAGAAGTTGGCAAATTCTGTCTGTTTATGCGCTTTTGCCGCTGAAATAAACTGCTGAATAAATTTTTCAGAAGACAGATACAAAACTACTTTATCCGGAAACTGGCTTTTTACTTCCAGTCCAACAGCCTGTCCCAAGTGAGTTTTTCCTACTCCGTAACCACCATATAAAAACAATGGGTTAAAAGCCGTTGCACCCGGTCTTTTTGCGATAGATCTCGCTACTGTTGCCGCAAATTTGTTGCTTTCTCCTTCTACATAATTGTCAA from Chryseobacterium wanjuense includes these protein-coding regions:
- the dnaA gene encoding chromosomal replication initiator protein DnaA, with product MDENLMMIWQKCLQFMRDNLNAAEDNSDLKKLEKSFDLLFDKVQPISLVDNNLTLMVPSDFYKEYIEDNYLSLLSAALKKNIGKGVKLWYSVMENKPNGLEKPVTMNMKGKTVPTPKVQETMPQGFSSNIVNPFVVPGIKKVNIDSNLKSDFSFDNYVEGESNKFAATVARSIAKRPGATAFNPLFLYGGYGVGKTHLGQAVGLEVKSQFPDKVVLYLSSEKFIQQFISAAKAHKQTEFANFYQMVDVLIIDDIQFLSGKSATQDSFFHIFDYLHQNGKQIILTSDKAPADIMDIQDRIVSRFKWGLSAEIKSPDYETRKQIIVDKLSRDGIVLTEDMLDFLASEAKTNVRELIGVINSVIAYSTIYKSDLSLELLKETINKIAANQKKIINIPYIQEVVCDYFGIKREQLLSKTRKREIALPRQLAMYFAKEFTNSTFTKIGEEMGGKDHSTVMYACETIKDVSKIDKEVKKYVKELTERIKQ